In the Pocillopora verrucosa isolate sample1 chromosome 4, ASM3666991v2, whole genome shotgun sequence genome, CTCGCACAATACTGGCATAACTCTAGCTTTAATCTTGGTCGGCGTGTCATTTTCTGGGACGGATTCGTTGTCTTGCACAGCTGTCACTTTAAGAATGGGTGATCTGCGAGGTGAAATCACTTTTTGCTCAGATCTCCTTTCGCCCATTTCTGGAAGTGAAAGTCGACCGTGGCGACTTTTGACTTTCACGACAGGTACTACTTTCGGACCATCCTCCTCCTcaaccttttcctcttcctcttgAAGGCTTGTCATTGAATTCCGTAAGTCGTTACTTTGCCTGAGGGGCGTCAAAGCCTTGTTGAGGGAATCTAGGTCATTAAGAGATTTCCATCTTGCTTTTCCATGCACTTTCTTCTTGACATTTAAAATGAGAATCCTCTGTTTGTCGCCTAAGACCTCTTGCACGGTAATTTTAGCAGTGTGAACAGATGGAGACTCCGTCGACTCGATTGCATCATCCTCGAAGACACTGTTTGCTGGTGAGCCTAAACTACTGGAAGGCGTCTGAGCATCAGGTACCTCTTCATTGAGGTCTTCCTCTTTGATGCTATCCTTCCGTATTTCGGGTGCTTTTTCAACAAACCTAAGATCCTCATGGCTCTTACTTAGTCGTATGTTACGCGATGAGAGGTACGTCTTTTGAGACTTCTTCTCCAAAGATTTAGTAGGTGATGTCCTTGGAGACCGGACCCTTCGGCTTTCTCTCTCCGCTGTGGTGTTCTTACCTTGAACGCTTATTGTAACGACAGGCGATTCCACGGGCACTGTAGGAGTTTCTTCCTCTAAAATAGCTGGCTTTGTGTCTTTATCCGGTGAAGCGTTTTGAACTTCTTTAGTGGTCTTGCCCgatataaacatttttaatccCACATTTGCTCTGCTTGGCTTTGTTTCTACTTCATTCTTTATAtcagtcttaatttcatttGCCAAGGATTCTTTTTTCTTATCGCCATTAATGGAGGTTGGTTTGTCGAAATCCTGCTTTTTATCCAAAGGAGATTCACTGTCCTTTAGTTTCTTGGGCATAATTTTCGGCTCCTTTTCGCCACGGATTTCTTTTTGTTCGTCTTTTGAGGGCTTTCTCTCCAAAGATTGTTTGACTTCCCGTTTTGGAGCATCCGCTCCGGCAGGCGCAAGGGCCGCGGTCTCCTTAACACTCTCAGGCGCCCTATCTAGTGTCGTTGAAGCGTCGATGCTTGACCCTTTACTTGGTTCACGTACTCTGGTGATGCGATAAGTCATATCACGTTTTGCAACATCGACTTTCACAGACGACGCTCTTGTCTCTAGTGACTCGGTCGTCGCTTTAGCTTCGGAGTTAACGTCGGCACTCCTTTCATCATTCGATGCGGGTAATTTAGTGGACTCTTGCGTGCCTTTACTCCTTGTAACTTCGCGTTCAATTGGTAATGCTCGTGCTTTGATACTTTTGGGATCGCTACTTGAATCGGGTTTAGGGACAGCTTTTTCTCCGTTCGTATCTGAAGAAAGTTTCGCCAAATTATCCTTGATGTCATTTTTTGGAATGTCTTGTGTCACGGATGGTGATGCATTTACTGCGTCACTCTTGGTTTCTGGTAGCCCGTTCACTTTCGCCTCATCCTTCTGTTTGGGTACTTGCGACAAGGTTTGCTCCACATCACGCTTGAAGAGGGTTTCCACTGATGAAGTGCGTGACTCGATAGTCTTGGTCACGCTTCTTAGCTCGAGATGAGGCTTGATGTACGTTTGATCTTTCTGTGTGGGTGACAGCTCTGGATATTTCTTGGTGTTACTCTTCATATCAGCAACTTTCTCAGAAGAGGCATTTTCCTTGATTAGCTCAGGCACAGTAATTACTTCGgctttcttttcatctttctgtGTGGGTGCCTTTACAGACTGCTCAAAAAGGGTACtttttcttgtgatttcttCAGTCTGGGTCAGGTATTGTTTGACTTGCTCTGAGATGTCTTGGTTTGGGGGAGAGGCTTCCACGGTCGAAATACGTGCATCTATCACCGGTTCGACAGACTGAGGCTCAACCTTAGGTGCAACCTTCGTTTGTTCACTTATCGAAAGTGGACGCGTGACCAGTTGTGTGACACGTTGCCTGACGTCTTGATCTGGAGTAACGACTTCCGAGGGCAAAATTGGTTCCTCGATGACCTTTAGTTCAGGTTTAGGCGGCGTGTAAAGTTCTTTTTTAGCtgttgtttccattttttcagcGTTAACTCGAGAGATGTTGTGCTGTCCTTCCACAAAGTTCAAAGGCTGCATAAAATGGCTAACTGGACCAATCTGGGTCGTTGCGAAATTGTAAACAGAGTGCTTCTCTGCTTCGCCACCCTCCAGAATTACTTCTGCCTTATTAACATCTTTCTTAAAAGTTTCATCACCTGCATccactttttcttcctttttatcCTTGCAATTCATTAGGTTATCAGGGTCTCCAATCAACTTTTTAGGGCTTGAAAGCATAgctttttcatcttttgtgaCCTTCACTTCTTTCCTGACAACtatcttgattttcttcacaattttcacAGATCTTGTATTATCTAACGCGACATTATTTCCATTAGTTGCTGTCACACCAGAAACAGTGACAATGTCTGGTTTTTCAAGCTTCTTTAAAGTTGCCTCCTCAACTCCGGCAGTATCCGTAAGGCTTTCTATGGCGCGATTTTCAGTAATGTAGTCGCTTTCCATGTCACGGTTCTCTGTCACGCCATCATTTGgataaattattttgtcagAGACGGTTACAGGTCCTTTAAAGTTCATTTCTTCGCCgtttacaaaattcaaaacatcATCCAAATCACCATTTGCAATAACGTCTTTATTAGCGAAAACTTCGGCCAATAAATCAGGCTCTTCAAACTCTTTTTCCTCGTCACTTTTGTCTGTCACGCCATTCTCTGTCACGTCATCGTGAGTGAGAAGGTCGCCTGGTTTTGTCTCTGCATTATTTGCAACACTGACAGCGATAATTTCCTCGCTTGGTTTCTCTGTGTCTGATCCGCTGTAATCTTCCTCGAGATCGAGATCGTATTCTGAATCACTTGCATCCACCGTAGCAATGGGAGCCTTGAGTTCCATCGACGTTTCCTTGGAAGTACTCGACTCATTATCATAACTGTAATTGGTTGTTTCGGGCTGGACCCACGGATAGCTTTTTCTTCCCCGGCTTACCTCTGCCAATCCGATCTCTTCGTCTTCTGGGATCGTAAATAGGAAAGGTTTCCGTACTCGTCTGTATTCTTCCTCAAATACTGACCAATCCTCGCCAAAAGAGTCAAAATGAATGTCTTCGGGTTGATCACTATGGCTCTCGTTCAGTTTAGACAACACTAATTCACCATAAACACCAtccttttgaaatgaaatgtcatCCATAAGTGTTTCCACGGCGTAATTCTTATGTAGAGGATCGCTTAATTCAGCCTCTTCGAGGTCCTCGATACTTTGCTGTTTGTCTAAACAACCGCTTAGAGTTGAAGTGATGATAATTGATTTTTGAATATTCATATTTGATTCATCTTCGGAGGATGTTGTCTCAGTTGCACAATGAGAGCTATTTGTCTCTTGATCTTCTGACATGACAGTATCAGTTGTTGAAATACCAACAACGTCCTCCGCGGAATTGTGTGCCTCTTCCTCAGAGAGATCCGTCTCTAATACAACTTCACTGGACAATTCATTTGCCTCGGTTTGTCCCTCTTCTAAGATTATCTTGTCTAGGTCTGTCACAGAAACATGTCTCTTAAAATAGATGCTAAATTCACCTTCTTCTCCGAGTTCGTCGCTATCCATCAAGTCAACATCGTCAATATCAATGTCGGTTTCAAACGTGTCGCTAACGAACGAGTCCGCATACCGCGAAGCCGTTTCATTTCCATTCATGTCGACTGATTCCTCATTAGGAATTAACTTATCACTTTGTAAACCATCGTCATAAGAGTCGATAATTATTTTGGGAACTTCGACTTCATCCGATTGTTGTTTGTGACTGGAAACTCCCTCCTCTAGCGTATTTGCTTCATCGCTGCCAGACATTGAAAAAAACGTCCACGAGTGGGTCGTATGATTATTTGATTCCGCTATTTCGTCTACGAAACCGTTCATTTTAAATTCACCGAGATCGCTTTTGTTAATGTTCATCGTAATACTTGTTAATCCGCTGATGTCTTCCGTAGGAGCCTTACTAAGTCTCGTGTACAGATCCTCTGCAATGTTGTCATGGGCATTAAATTCATTCTTCGAATGTTTGGAGCGGATATCACGCGTGAAATCGTCCTCGACGCCATTCTCGGTAGCACAGGAAACCCTGTGCTCACTAAGTGCGCATAATTTGGGTTCCTCGATCTCATTTGCATCTTGTTCGAGCGTTGGCGTAAGATCACAGTTAGGTATTGTAAACACTGTGGTGCTTTCGATCACCTCGCCGTTCAGGTTAGGAATATCTTCATGTTGTGTTTCTTTCTTACCTTTGCCCGAGCACGCGTCGAAATTACCGGAAGTGAAATTTGCAACTTCTTCATATTTGGATGTTTTCGAGCTTTCTTTCGTGGCGCTATGAAGTGCTGGGCCAATTAAAGGGATACTTTTGCCATTTTCTGTGTCCAATACTTGAGAACCATTGTCATTTTGGCGAGATAGCAAAGACGTGCCATTTAGTTCTGTTTTAATCGGCTCGGGAACCGTGTAAACTTTCGCTGTGATGTCAACAGTTTCAGTTGAGTAAAGTGAGTTGGTCTCAGCTGGTTTTAGTGGCAGAATACCATCTTTTATCTCTGGCTTCTGTCTGTCAAAGGCTGTAGTAATTTTCGTTCCCGTCTCAGAATAATCACATTCCATGTCTGTTGATATTTCTGAGAACCCGCCATTTTTATTAACATGACCTTCAGTGTTTGCAGTTGACAAATTGAGCAAGTCTTGATGAAAGCTGTCGAGATCAGTTTCCTGAGACTTCTCGCTACTTTCTGTATCAGTTTCCCCATCCATTTCTTCCTCTTCGACGATACTTGGTAAAAATCCGGGGAAAATAAGATCCATATTTTCCATCGAGTGCCGTCTCCCGGCTGCCAAGCAACTCGAGCTTTCAGACGACCCGTCATTGTCATCAACCCAGCCGTAGCTTGAATAGTGAATGTGAATTTCGTCGTCTACGTACTCGTAAACACTTGaagcttcttctttttttctagaGACAGAAGCCACAGTTTTTGTACTAGATTCTTTAGAAATATCGCTCTTAAACTGCAAATCTTCGCTCAAATGTTCTAGAATTCTCTTCGCAACCACCTCTTCTCGATCGATTTCTTCGGTGACCTGTCGACCGGCGGACTTTCGGATCGGAGCGATCTGTGTTATGTAAAACCACACGGTTACAACGAgcagaaagaaaaaagcgaaTGACCAAAAAACGATTGATATTTCCCCATCTTCCACTTCCTCAGGGGTGTATTCCTCCTTGAGCGTAATAATCTCTATCATCCACATGTTGTCGGGTATCGATCGGCGGATTTTTGAAACACAATAATTTTTCCGCTTTCCACGGCGATAGCACAAAACCTTCCCAGTTGGGTAGAGAATGCAAACACTGTAGAGACCAAGCTCTTTTGAGCTACATTTGCACCAGCAACGTAGGAAATTTAATCTTCTTGATGGTCCCGTCTCACGAACAATCGCCTCTGTTCAAGGAGAGCGGACCGTGCAAAGCAACCCGTAGATTTGCATAAGAATCGATGGCACTACAGCTTATCATTGAATCGTAAAATTTGATGCATTGTCCTCAGTTTAGATAGCCACCCGTTAAACGGAAAGTTTCCAACGACCTATTGCTGCCAAGTCATGAAAAATGCATCACACCACCATCACTTCACCTCAAAATGGCGTCTCTACAGTGGATTACAGTGTATTATCGAAGCGTTTTCCGTCTTGTTTATCTTGGAGTAAAACAACCTTTTGATAGGTTCCAAGCCACGTGAACGAAACAATAGTACTACTTGCGTGAGTACGTAATCAgttctataaaaaaattattttaaacgcTGGTGATAGCAACATTCGTAAGAGACACTACCGTTTTCGATTAAAATCGCCTAGGCGGCACAGACAGGTCcacatgaaaataaagaagatcTGGCTTATAGTAATGCTGAGTCGTATCCATTTCCAACTGCTggaatttaatttattaatagTTCGATGACAAGAATGCACGCGATGGCGAGGAACGTTCCCCTTCACTGCGCATTGGAAAGTTCTTAACTAGAAAACGGCTTTGTCGAGCTCTATCATTAATTAGCCTTTCAGTAATTAGTTATTCAAGGTTGGAGCAAAGTCGAAGTGAATTTATTACTGCGTCAGACGTGTTTTAAATTGCCAAATGTTGACAAATACTCAAGAGCGATTAGGAGGTCTTGCCACATAAACCAAACCGGATACAAACACACGCAGGAGCAAACCAGCTTTGAGAAAAAATCCTATGAAGTAgaacaatttcaatttcgtATGGTTGATTTGcaaagaacttttcaaattttgggCTAAataatggttaaaaaaaattattatgaaaatgGCAGCTATTgtcaaagacaaaataaatgagACACAGCTAAATTGTCTTCCTAAGAAAAATAATGGTCGTTATTCGATTTTATTCAAccgaaacaaaaaatattttcaagcgCAACCGCACGTAGAAGTAATACATTTGTCTGGAAAAACTTTTGTGGCGGTAGAAATTCAATATTTATCAAAGATGACTTTAGATAACGAAGAATTTTGCGTATTTTATTAGATTGTTCATTACTATATAGAAACAACGCGGGAACTCCTGTTAAAACATAATCAAAGCCAGACCCCTACCGATACAGTCATTACACATCCCATGGTGAATACAAGTTTTTTTGGAACCTGCTTACATAACTAATGATCGTAAAACAACCGAATCTATACACAATACCCTACTTTGTTCCGACaacttttcaaatgcaaattagaGAAATTTTGCCAATCGCGCGGCAGACGAAAGAAAGCAGAAGATCTGGTGGATCAGGAACCCAAAAATCCGGAGCTATCTGTCTATTTGGAATAGAGAATGACCACAGTAACAGCAGGGATTTTTGACACGTTCAGAGCTGAGATTTGGTTTAATACAACTtgaggaaagataaaaatattagGGGGTCGATTACAGAGTCCGAGTAGTTATGTAATCACAATCGAAACCTAGACAGTTTACAAGCCAAGACTTGTTTCGATTGTGTTTTTAATACTGCATCCCTGGTAGGGACAGAATGACTTCGATGGCCGACTGAGAAAACTCATAGAAAATGTACTGTTTCGCTTtaatatatttccttttaataaaagaaatgttagGATCTATGCAGTcgaaattgcatttttttcccttgaaattgGACTTTGAACAAGTACCCAAGACACAAGTACCCAAGTCCTTACACAGAGTGATGAAGAACCTCGAGAGGGTAGGGGATACCCAGCAAAGTTTTGCACGGTTATTCACGAGGATCTTCAGAACGTCCTGCAGAGcatgacaaaaatttttcttttgaacctcAGGCGTGAAAAGTGTTTGGCATCTGTCATGGTTTGCTACTTGTTCGTTGGACAAACTACGAGTGtgaaaagtttctttcattGTCATAACAAGACGGTTTTCAGTTCTATCAGTTAAAGCTTAGTTTCAGACCGGATCAGTATCGGAGTATCGGTTTTGAAACAGGTGACGTGAATACAAACTCACTTTATCAGGATTTGTGAATTTAAGTGACCGGGTATTTAGCTAAACTGCTGTCTACCAAACTTCCTAGTCATTAATTCGTACACTTTGTGGcgttatttcttttatcttttctttttcttttcttaatcttattaaagaaggaaaatagAGATTAATAAATGAAGTAAGCATTTACTTTTCGAAGTTGTCTGGTTTTTTATTGACTTTCAAtggctttctttctttctttctctttcgcAATAATATTCAcatcaattattattataattccTGAGAAGAGAgctgaaaattatttcacaacTCTAAAATCAACTTGGAATCTTCCCATACCATCACCCGTGACGCGAATCTCAATGCGATGAAGCCAATTTTGTGATATTAGCCCACCTGGCAAGTTCTCCTcgtaaatcattaaaaatttgcatttttgctCTAATTTATCTGCCACTGAACACATCCGGCAGAAAAATTCCTGCCAATTTCTTGCTTATCTGACAAACAATCGCTTTCCACATTTTAGTTCTGAAGTAGTGTTAATTAAACCTACCCGCAAAGTGATAGCAGTCTTTTGTACGCCACAATCGACGTTGCGTGTTGCTGAGAATCGGACCAAAAACTCCTTGGGGCAAATAAATTCGGGTGACGAAACGAGTTTAAACCACACAGTGTGGTTTATATTGTAAGTTattctcttggtttttgttcaTGTGATAGATTATGAAGAATGCTGCATAACTCTTCCTTTTCAAGGGAGAAAAGCATATGGTGACCACCATAACAGCTTTTTATACTTTCAGGAACCATCAATCATTACTATGATTGTTCGATACTCATAATGGCTATGTCTGGTGAAGAAAAACTGAGGGGGTGGGGGAAAAACGTATAAAACTGGAATAAAGAAAGGTATGGCAAAATTCTGCCATGAGTCAATGCTTATTCTGTCGATATCTTCCTGTCCTTTTCacaaatttctcattttcatttttattcgtTCATAGATGAATTTGATAGACAACTGACGTTTGTAATCTGAACGGCGAGAAGCTCTCCGAAC is a window encoding:
- the LOC131792300 gene encoding uncharacterized protein; its protein translation is MWMIEIITLKEEYTPEEVEDGEISIVFWSFAFFFLLVVTVWFYITQIAPIRKSAGRQVTEEIDREEVVAKRILEHLSEDLQFKSDISKESSTKTVASVSRKKEEASSVYEYVDDEIHIHYSSYGWVDDNDGSSESSSCLAAGRRHSMENMDLIFPGFLPSIVEEEEMDGETDTESSEKSQETDLDSFHQDLLNLSTANTEGHVNKNGGFSEISTDMECDYSETGTKITTAFDRQKPEIKDGILPLKPAETNSLYSTETVDITAKVYTVPEPIKTELNGTSLLSRQNDNGSQVLDTENGKSIPLIGPALHSATKESSKTSKYEEVANFTSGNFDACSGKGKKETQHEDIPNLNGEVIESTTVFTIPNCDLTPTLEQDANEIEEPKLCALSEHRVSCATENGVEDDFTRDIRSKHSKNEFNAHDNIAEDLYTRLSKAPTEDISGLTSITMNINKSDLGEFKMNGFVDEIAESNNHTTHSWTFFSMSGSDEANTLEEGVSSHKQQSDEVEVPKIIIDSYDDGLQSDKLIPNEESVDMNGNETASRYADSFVSDTFETDIDIDDVDLMDSDELGEEGEFSIYFKRHVSVTDLDKIILEEGQTEANELSSEVVLETDLSEEEAHNSAEDVVGISTTDTVMSEDQETNSSHCATETTSSEDESNMNIQKSIIITSTLSGCLDKQQSIEDLEEAELSDPLHKNYAVETLMDDISFQKDGVYGELVLSKLNESHSDQPEDIHFDSFGEDWSVFEEEYRRVRKPFLFTIPEDEEIGLAEVSRGRKSYPWVQPETTNYSYDNESSTSKETSMELKAPIATVDASDSEYDLDLEEDYSGSDTEKPSEEIIAVSVANNAETKPGDLLTHDDVTENGVTDKSDEEKEFEEPDLLAEVFANKDVIANGDLDDVLNFVNGEEMNFKGPVTVSDKIIYPNDGVTENRDMESDYITENRAIESLTDTAGVEEATLKKLEKPDIVTVSGVTATNGNNVALDNTRSVKIVKKIKIVVRKEVKVTKDEKAMLSSPKKLIGDPDNLMNCKDKKEEKVDAGDETFKKDVNKAEVILEGGEAEKHSVYNFATTQIGPVSHFMQPLNFVEGQHNISRVNAEKMETTAKKELYTPPKPELKVIEEPILPSEVVTPDQDVRQRVTQLVTRPLSISEQTKVAPKVEPQSVEPVIDARISTVEASPPNQDISEQVKQYLTQTEEITRKSTLFEQSVKAPTQKDEKKAEVITVPELIKENASSEKVADMKSNTKKYPELSPTQKDQTYIKPHLELRSVTKTIESRTSSVETLFKRDVEQTLSQVPKQKDEAKVNGLPETKSDAVNASPSVTQDIPKNDIKDNLAKLSSDTNGEKAVPKPDSSSDPKSIKARALPIEREVTRSKGTQESTKLPASNDERSADVNSEAKATTESLETRASSVKVDVAKRDMTYRITRVREPSKGSSIDASTTLDRAPESVKETAALAPAGADAPKREVKQSLERKPSKDEQKEIRGEKEPKIMPKKLKDSESPLDKKQDFDKPTSINGDKKKESLANEIKTDIKNEVETKPSRANVGLKMFISGKTTKEVQNASPDKDTKPAILEEETPTVPVESPVVTISVQGKNTTAERESRRVRSPRTSPTKSLEKKSQKTYLSSRNIRLSKSHEDLRFVEKAPEIRKDSIKEEDLNEEVPDAQTPSSSLGSPANSVFEDDAIESTESPSVHTAKITVQEVLGDKQRILILNVKKKVHGKARWKSLNDLDSLNKALTPLRQSNDLRNSMTSLQEEEEKVEEEDGPKVVPVVKVKSRHGRLSLPEMGERRSEQKVISPRRSPILKVTAVQDNESVPENDTPTKIKARVMPVLCEADAENGETTAEVIEKEPVKQNVKTRVTKISPSDPETSLGNAFKTEGNDKEDKMQGKILRVSRVPPVVEAIPRLERETVTEISEPATKGNRIKVHVARVTPVEDSRPEYDDTIVRPHLSTTTEAEPIAEVTRRQGRESGYGSLEIRDNDTGGMILSSVLGSDRTKAIPAQEEPKERSLSSLSSLEDEFYGEPLGESRIMVTDLDALLAQKAVLQTEGTSPPRSPDKQEVAERVQVRAHMGPVPKKVIRINSYEEGDGVVIRQVIADDPVVLEPVIFAEAADKEESAVITAFPVNDGYGDDELDEVFLEEYPPGIDVKSVANSSHSYSSDADSETSSVSSLPLKQRHRHTRSSLEAGNIGVRNRSDSSGSSKTATPVAELENDKRPTSSGSTTPELKTNDISQNESFSYRTPEHSRPAVIDEPSEFTSAFVKISRTTEIRRPRARSEHSRHKSDEEPGPESKQQGLGLQRKGLGASFQDVQLPGLDIDKERFKEAADSRKSMPDLSRKGNKINESPFLRGLSAHTRKWLSQNVWMDDSGHQDEEDMMTSDLFLYPSNRFQPGANIDASFLSLADDRERDFPDDISVNSSTLSTRPGSPMSEFSFAGDTPHMGLRRGSMTVIKCSNPRCGREEALFSGEKTTYTSCPACFTYYCNRMCRRIHWSEHKKVCFFGRINSYIRSFIYICHKKEALKFQLSKAAREGFKRKGRGCVLVTFASAQSARKFMTTGCTFFPSPPTYSSLTDLQAEGVVSKHRVALTQHIKDYDPEEEFVLNLAIIAGKMDNLPESPVPRRKVNTVLQVVKVPLSNKLKEETAPSPPSEPKTETKFFYLPKCSRHEFVNENEARRHYCRNISKNLKQYGIRLKNDYPDIYNKLCLYVDQNIRFTEPLTVYGNQGKKIVMCKIMPEAGDDVAKD